In one Limosilactobacillus oris genomic region, the following are encoded:
- the helD gene encoding RNA polymerase recycling motor HelD, producing the protein MEAGEQRAEQARVDQVEREIKRQVATAEQAVDEAHQETRAVEKNYSENASINRYEVDDIAESRSELEQQRRLVSQAAENENIIKHQLRTLQNLQGSPYFGRIDILDPGEDEPERLYIGTASLMNSDRTDFLIYDWRAPISGVYYNGTLGKVQYETPAGTQSTELVKKRQFTIKDGRITNMFDTNETVGDELLQAALGAQNDQYMRNIVATIQQEQNDIIRNTSSDLLLVQGVAGSGKTSAILQRIAYLLYHSRADLNADQIVLFSPNNLFSHYISEVLPSLGERNMRQVTLAGFLRRRFEGLQVETLFDRYEERQSEATAAHAAANFLESATVMTAVRQYVHQLPVDQVQFANLTFNSQVFFSADHIRELYQRLPASLSAADRLVQLKNKLIRELQHRVREEAKKDWVAKALDELDVQQLHSLYGQRSVDDFKDEEAQYAYLARKLAKRRLRVVADAIYNNYFIDFYNQYERFLRQVDLPQTISNRDWIGVLTDYQNEIEYHRIKLMHTAPLLYLRDLMTGSGQNRSFQYVFIDEMQDYPLATLVYLRHAFPRAKFTVLGDSEQALFKPLQLPGAMLKELRTVLDAKHPQLISLNRSYRSTAEITDFAKALLPDGEQIVSFTRHGEKPRLLVRYDEASFNQALVETIIQQRADYETVAVLTKNREQAQAIYRFLHQRQLGDLHLLTARDSDLPAGILVLPVYLAKGLEFDAVIAADVSTANLQNVDAVGMVYTMATRAMHHLTLLSKGAVTRAINSAASQQLVIEHEFTDK; encoded by the coding sequence ATGGAAGCAGGAGAACAACGGGCGGAGCAAGCGCGGGTGGACCAGGTCGAGCGGGAGATCAAGCGCCAGGTCGCCACGGCTGAACAGGCGGTTGACGAAGCCCACCAGGAAACCCGGGCGGTAGAAAAGAATTATAGCGAAAACGCCTCGATTAACCGCTACGAAGTCGATGATATTGCCGAATCGCGGTCGGAGCTGGAACAGCAACGGCGGCTGGTCTCTCAAGCGGCGGAAAATGAAAACATCATCAAACACCAGTTGCGGACCCTGCAAAATCTTCAGGGGTCCCCATACTTTGGGCGGATCGACATCCTTGATCCAGGTGAAGACGAACCGGAACGCTTGTATATCGGGACTGCCTCCCTCATGAACAGCGACCGGACGGACTTTTTGATCTATGATTGGCGGGCGCCCATCTCCGGAGTTTACTATAACGGTACCCTGGGCAAGGTGCAGTACGAAACACCAGCTGGTACCCAGTCGACCGAGCTGGTTAAAAAGCGGCAGTTCACCATCAAAGACGGGCGGATCACTAACATGTTCGATACCAATGAAACGGTAGGGGACGAGCTCCTTCAGGCAGCGCTGGGAGCCCAAAATGACCAGTACATGCGCAACATCGTGGCAACGATTCAGCAGGAGCAGAATGACATTATCCGCAACACGAGCAGTGACCTCTTGCTGGTGCAAGGGGTGGCCGGTTCTGGGAAAACCTCGGCGATTTTACAGCGGATTGCCTACCTGCTTTACCACAGCCGGGCTGACCTGAACGCCGACCAAATCGTTTTATTCAGTCCCAACAACCTCTTTAGCCACTATATCTCAGAGGTCCTGCCGAGTCTGGGAGAGCGGAACATGCGGCAGGTAACGTTGGCGGGCTTTTTGCGGCGCCGCTTTGAGGGGCTGCAAGTAGAAACCCTCTTTGACCGCTATGAAGAGCGGCAAAGCGAAGCAACGGCTGCGCACGCGGCAGCTAACTTTCTCGAAAGTGCCACGGTGATGACGGCGGTGCGCCAGTACGTTCACCAGTTGCCGGTTGACCAGGTACAGTTTGCCAACCTGACTTTTAACAGCCAGGTCTTCTTCAGTGCGGACCACATTCGGGAGTTGTACCAGCGTTTGCCGGCCTCTTTGTCGGCAGCTGACCGGCTGGTCCAGCTGAAAAACAAGCTGATTCGTGAACTTCAGCACCGGGTTCGGGAGGAGGCCAAGAAGGATTGGGTTGCCAAAGCTCTTGACGAATTAGATGTTCAGCAGTTGCATAGCCTCTACGGTCAACGGTCTGTCGACGATTTCAAGGACGAAGAGGCCCAATATGCCTACCTGGCCCGTAAACTGGCGAAGCGCCGCCTGCGGGTAGTTGCGGATGCCATCTACAATAACTATTTCATCGACTTTTACAACCAGTATGAACGGTTCCTGCGGCAGGTGGACCTACCACAAACGATTAGCAACCGGGACTGGATTGGGGTGCTTACTGACTACCAAAATGAAATCGAGTACCACCGGATTAAGTTGATGCACACCGCGCCCTTATTGTACTTGCGGGATTTAATGACTGGCAGCGGTCAGAACCGCTCCTTCCAATACGTATTTATTGATGAAATGCAAGACTACCCCCTGGCAACCCTGGTCTACCTCCGCCACGCCTTTCCCCGGGCCAAGTTTACCGTGCTCGGCGACAGTGAGCAGGCCCTGTTTAAGCCTCTCCAGCTCCCTGGGGCCATGTTGAAGGAACTGCGGACGGTGCTGGATGCCAAGCACCCGCAGTTGATTTCTCTTAACCGCAGCTACCGGTCAACCGCGGAAATTACCGATTTTGCCAAGGCACTGCTGCCGGACGGCGAACAAATCGTTTCCTTTACTCGGCATGGTGAAAAGCCCCGTTTGCTGGTGCGGTATGACGAGGCCAGCTTTAATCAGGCCCTAGTGGAAACCATCATCCAACAGCGAGCGGACTACGAAACGGTCGCGGTCCTGACTAAGAACCGGGAGCAGGCCCAGGCAATCTACCGTTTCCTGCACCAGCGCCAACTGGGCGATTTGCACCTGCTAACCGCCCGGGATAGTGACCTGCCAGCGGGAATCCTGGTTTTACCGGTGTACCTCGCTAAGGGGCTGGAGTTCGACGCGGTCATCGCTGCAGATGTTTCCACCGCCAACCTGCAGAACGTGGATGCTGTCGGGATGGTTTACACGATGGCGACCCGGGCAATGCACCATTTGACTTTGTTGAGCAAAGGAGCGGTAACGCGAGCGATTAATTCTGCCGCAAGTCAGCAACTGGTGATCGAACATGAATTTACAGATAAATAA
- a CDS encoding cation:proton antiporter, with protein sequence MEFIATLAGLLLLTQIVAHYCRRIEIPEVIGQIIVGILVGPAVLNWVHLNAMMNEFQEIGVIILMFIAGLESDLSQLRKYLKPAFFVAAAGALIPVLVMAPASYFFGFTKTESVFIGVIFAATSVSISVAVLREFNQLSSREGATILGAAVADDIIGVMMLSIMISVINSEGGNAHSSLPLWLALCLQVLFFGGTYLLVRWLAPYLMRVSEHMLTEAAPSVMAMIICLGMAAIAHYVGLSGAVGSFFAGIAVANTHRKETIDRSFEPIGYALFIPLFFVSVGLNMRFDNIERSLLFVIVMTVLACLTKLVGCGAGARLAGFNMTSSYVVGSGMVARGEMALITAQIGYEAHLLSSMYYSDVITVIILATVLAPFILKHSLKKLPTAPAAD encoded by the coding sequence ATGGAGTTTATTGCCACCCTAGCAGGGTTGCTGTTGCTAACCCAAATTGTGGCGCACTACTGCCGGCGGATCGAGATTCCCGAGGTAATTGGGCAGATTATCGTAGGGATTCTCGTTGGCCCGGCGGTACTCAATTGGGTGCACCTGAATGCCATGATGAATGAGTTTCAGGAAATTGGGGTAATTATTTTAATGTTTATTGCGGGGCTCGAAAGTGACCTGTCCCAGCTGCGGAAGTATCTCAAACCGGCCTTCTTCGTGGCGGCGGCCGGAGCGTTGATCCCGGTCTTGGTTATGGCCCCGGCCAGCTATTTCTTTGGTTTTACCAAAACGGAGTCGGTCTTTATCGGGGTCATCTTCGCGGCCACGTCCGTCAGCATTTCCGTGGCGGTCCTGCGGGAGTTTAACCAGTTGAGCAGCCGGGAGGGGGCGACCATCCTTGGTGCTGCGGTAGCGGATGACATTATCGGCGTGATGATGCTGTCGATCATGATCAGTGTTATTAACAGCGAGGGTGGCAATGCCCACAGTAGTCTGCCCCTCTGGCTGGCACTGTGCCTGCAAGTCCTGTTCTTTGGGGGCACCTACCTCCTGGTTCGCTGGTTGGCACCATACCTGATGCGGGTTAGTGAACATATGCTGACCGAGGCGGCCCCGTCTGTCATGGCGATGATTATTTGTCTGGGGATGGCCGCAATTGCCCATTACGTCGGCCTGAGTGGGGCGGTCGGCTCCTTCTTTGCCGGAATTGCGGTCGCTAATACCCACCGGAAAGAAACAATTGACCGGAGCTTTGAACCGATCGGTTACGCCCTGTTCATTCCTCTGTTCTTCGTCAGCGTTGGTTTGAACATGCGCTTTGACAATATTGAGCGGTCACTGCTATTCGTGATTGTGATGACTGTTTTGGCCTGTCTGACGAAGCTCGTCGGTTGTGGGGCCGGCGCCCGGCTGGCCGGCTTTAATATGACCAGTTCCTACGTTGTCGGCAGTGGGATGGTCGCCCGGGGAGAAATGGCCCTGATTACGGCCCAGATTGGTTATGAGGCCCACTTGCTGTCGTCGATGTACTATTCTGATGTCATCACCGTGATTATTCTGGCGACGGTCTTAGCACCATTTATTTTGAAGCATTCATTAAAAAAGCTACCCACGGCGCCAGCTGCGGATTAG